The following proteins come from a genomic window of Candidatus Zixiibacteriota bacterium:
- the flhA gene encoding flagellar biosynthesis protein FlhA yields MNINNGSFLNNVLQKSDIILAVAVVGIIGVLVIPVPPGLLDFALAFNITFSLVILLSTLYIKRPLDLSVFPSMLLIVTLLRLALNVASTRLILGTGYAGEVINSFGNFVVQGNYVVGFIVFVILVIIQFVVITKGAGRISEVAARFTLDAMPGKQMAIDADLNAGLITEEEAKTRRREIASEADFYGAMDGASKFVRGDAIAGILITMINVVGGFVIGILMQGKTASEALRMYTLLSVGDGLVTQIPALIVSTAAGIIVTRAASTSNMGKDLTGQLIRQPRAIMIAAGMLIMFGIVPGMPTLPFILLGLMIGTVGYMTNESMKKKQAEEKRKAAEAVQSPPAERTEDLLKVDSLEVEIGYGLISLVDVAQGGDLLERVSTIRKQLAGELGLIVPPIRIRDNIQLSPNQYRIKVKGLPVAAYEIMSDHLLAINPGYVTEHLDGFEVTEPAFGLKAVWIIPNLKETAEARGYTLVEPSAVLSTHLTEIIKSRAAELLSRQDVSHLIQTLKEDQPSLVNGVVPEVVPLAVVQKVLQALLTERIPIRDLVTIMETITDYYPATKEADVIAEYVRMALRRRITEMYKDHESKIHVFTVNPAVEQKLTDSVQNTKQGLMLVLQPADSEMIVRAIGRQVERAEESGHTPVCLCSPNIRLALRRLVETSYPGLVVLSYNEISNNVEVVSTGVVGFENDN; encoded by the coding sequence ATGAATATTAATAACGGATCTTTTCTGAACAATGTCCTGCAGAAGTCAGATATTATTCTGGCGGTAGCGGTAGTCGGGATTATCGGCGTTCTGGTGATTCCGGTTCCGCCGGGACTGCTCGATTTCGCCCTGGCCTTCAATATCACCTTTTCACTGGTAATTCTTCTTTCGACATTGTATATCAAACGACCGTTAGACCTGTCGGTTTTTCCGAGCATGCTTCTTATCGTAACCCTCCTGCGCCTGGCGTTGAATGTGGCCTCGACCCGGCTGATTCTCGGCACCGGTTATGCCGGCGAAGTAATTAACTCCTTCGGTAATTTTGTCGTCCAGGGCAACTACGTGGTCGGCTTCATAGTCTTTGTCATCCTGGTCATCATCCAGTTTGTGGTGATCACCAAGGGTGCGGGACGTATTTCGGAAGTGGCGGCCCGATTCACCCTCGATGCCATGCCGGGCAAACAGATGGCTATCGATGCTGATTTGAATGCCGGACTTATTACCGAGGAAGAGGCCAAGACCCGCCGGCGGGAAATCGCCAGCGAGGCGGATTTTTACGGGGCCATGGATGGTGCTTCGAAATTCGTTCGCGGGGACGCCATTGCCGGTATCCTGATTACCATGATCAATGTCGTCGGCGGTTTCGTCATCGGTATCCTGATGCAGGGCAAGACGGCCTCGGAAGCATTACGAATGTACACCCTGCTTTCGGTGGGTGACGGACTGGTGACACAGATTCCGGCGCTGATAGTTTCCACGGCAGCCGGTATAATTGTTACGCGCGCCGCTTCGACTTCGAATATGGGTAAAGACCTGACCGGGCAATTGATCCGTCAACCTCGGGCGATAATGATCGCGGCCGGAATGCTGATCATGTTCGGGATCGTTCCCGGAATGCCGACCCTGCCGTTTATCTTGCTGGGCCTGATGATCGGGACGGTGGGATATATGACCAATGAAAGCATGAAGAAAAAACAGGCCGAGGAAAAGCGCAAAGCGGCGGAAGCGGTTCAATCTCCCCCGGCCGAGCGGACCGAGGATTTACTCAAAGTCGATTCTCTTGAAGTGGAAATCGGTTACGGTTTGATTTCTCTGGTTGATGTCGCCCAGGGTGGCGATTTACTGGAACGGGTTTCGACCATTCGAAAACAACTGGCCGGTGAACTGGGCCTGATTGTCCCGCCGATCCGAATTCGTGATAATATTCAACTCAGTCCCAACCAGTACCGCATCAAGGTGAAGGGTTTGCCGGTGGCCGCTTATGAAATCATGAGCGATCACCTGCTGGCCATCAATCCCGGTTATGTCACCGAGCATCTGGATGGTTTTGAGGTGACCGAACCGGCCTTCGGGTTGAAAGCAGTCTGGATTATCCCCAATTTGAAAGAGACGGCCGAAGCCCGTGGTTACACGTTGGTGGAGCCGTCGGCCGTTCTATCGACGCATCTGACCGAAATCATCAAATCGCGCGCCGCGGAACTTCTTTCCCGTCAGGATGTCAGCCATCTGATACAAACACTCAAGGAGGATCAGCCCTCGCTGGTCAATGGCGTCGTTCCCGAGGTGGTTCCGCTGGCGGTGGTGCAGAAAGTCCTTCAGGCGCTTCTGACCGAACGGATTCCGATTCGCGATCTGGTAACGATAATGGAAACCATCACCGATTATTATCCGGCCACGAAGGAGGCTGATGTTATTGCCGAGTATGTGCGGATGGCCCTGCGGCGGAGGATCACTGAAATGTACAAGGATCATGAGAGCAAAATCCATGTTTTCACGGTCAATCCAGCGGTGGAGCAGAAACTGACCGACTCGGTCCAGAACACCAAGCAGGGTTTGATGCTGGTATTGCAACCGGCCGATTCCGAGATGATTGTCCGGGCTATTGGCCGCCAGGTCGAGCGGGCGGAAGAATCCGGTCATACGCCGGTCTGTCTGTGTTCGCCCAATATTCGCCTGGCCCTGCGACGGCTGGTCGAGACATCGTACCCCGGTCTGGTAGTCCTGTCCTATAACGAAATCAGTAACAATGTCGAGGTCGTCTCGACCGGAGTGGTAGGTTTCGAAAATGATAATTAA